A window of the Bacillus sp. A301a_S52 genome harbors these coding sequences:
- a CDS encoding disulfide bond formation protein B, producing the protein MTAAKKIEYLLLGAWVMALIATLGSLYFSEIQLYVPCELCWVQRIFMYPLVITLGIAAVKKDAKQAYYTLPLTVIGMGVSLYHYFVQKLSFLTEAGEACGYIPCNYEYINVLGFITIPFLALTAFTIISILMIMTIKTTRSDK; encoded by the coding sequence TTGACTGCAGCAAAAAAGATTGAGTATCTACTTTTAGGAGCTTGGGTAATGGCTTTAATCGCGACACTAGGCTCTTTATATTTTTCTGAAATTCAGCTATACGTGCCCTGTGAATTGTGCTGGGTACAACGCATATTTATGTATCCTTTAGTTATTACGCTCGGCATTGCAGCTGTCAAAAAAGATGCTAAGCAAGCATATTATACGTTGCCATTGACAGTGATTGGAATGGGGGTCTCTTTATATCATTATTTTGTACAAAAATTATCCTTTTTAACTGAAGCAGGGGAAGCATGTGGGTATATTCCATGTAATTATGAATACATCAACGTTCTTGGTTTTATAACAATCCCATTTCTTGCTTTAACAGCTTTTACTATTATTTCTATCCTCATGATTATGACGATTAAAACGACAAGGAGTGACAAATAA
- a CDS encoding thioredoxin family protein, producing MKKIIIFGSIIIVLFGAIGFLTHYQNTQTAKGNPFGKDTLHNETVEQLDDPLYQNIILPDELEEKLANGEDATIYFYSGRCEYCNLATPILVPKAEEMGVDLQLYNLLEFEEGRNDYNVRATPMVVHYENGEEVARVEGKLDAEGYERFFEEAVLPD from the coding sequence ATGAAAAAAATTATTATTTTTGGGAGTATTATTATCGTATTGTTTGGTGCTATTGGTTTTCTAACGCATTATCAAAACACCCAGACAGCTAAAGGCAACCCGTTTGGAAAAGATACACTTCATAATGAAACAGTTGAGCAATTGGATGATCCACTTTACCAAAATATTATTCTCCCAGATGAATTAGAGGAAAAGCTTGCTAATGGCGAAGACGCGACTATTTATTTTTATAGTGGGCGATGTGAATACTGTAATTTAGCTACTCCAATACTCGTACCTAAAGCAGAAGAAATGGGTGTGGACTTACAATTGTATAACCTTTTAGAATTTGAAGAAGGTAGAAATGACTATAATGTTCGAGCCACACCAATGGTCGTTCATTATGAAAATGGAGAAGAAGTAGCTCGAGTAGAAGGTAAGCTAGATGCGGAGGGTTATGAACGTTTTTTTGAAGAAGCTGTTTTGCCAGATT